One genomic window of Aquisalimonas sp. 2447 includes the following:
- a CDS encoding radical SAM protein: MDDVARTPHYLIDPRKFRDPRTTADGEPRAHVRLQRLETLWLCTGTLCNLECRNCYIESSPRNDSLVYLTTDEVAEYLDEIQRENLGTRSIGLTGGEPFMNPDILAILEDALGRGFDVLVLTNAMKPMMKCADGLLSLRREYGDRLTVRVSIDHYDEAVHEEERGPKSWAPTVKGLHWLTSNGFNVDIAGRLFSGETEAEMRAGYRNLFRRERIALDADDPARVVLFPEMDETIDVPEITEACWAKTGASPDDMMCASSRMVIKRKGAEHPVVVPCTLLPYDPQFELSRTLLGSFTDVALNHPHCAKFCVLGGASCGG, from the coding sequence ATGGATGACGTCGCCAGGACGCCACACTATCTGATCGACCCCCGCAAGTTCCGGGACCCCCGGACCACAGCAGACGGTGAGCCGCGCGCCCATGTGCGTTTGCAACGTCTGGAGACGCTGTGGTTGTGCACCGGCACACTCTGCAACCTGGAGTGCCGCAACTGCTACATCGAATCCTCGCCCCGCAACGACAGCCTGGTGTATCTCACCACCGACGAAGTCGCAGAGTATCTGGATGAAATCCAGCGGGAAAACCTGGGTACCCGCAGTATTGGCCTCACCGGCGGTGAACCGTTCATGAACCCGGACATCCTGGCGATCCTCGAGGATGCGCTGGGCCGGGGGTTCGACGTTCTGGTGCTCACCAACGCCATGAAGCCAATGATGAAGTGTGCCGACGGGCTACTGTCGCTACGGCGAGAGTACGGCGACCGCCTGACCGTGCGCGTGTCCATTGACCATTATGACGAGGCGGTGCACGAGGAAGAGCGCGGCCCCAAATCCTGGGCACCCACCGTCAAGGGACTGCACTGGCTGACCAGCAACGGCTTCAACGTGGACATCGCCGGGCGGCTGTTCTCCGGCGAGACCGAGGCCGAGATGCGGGCCGGCTACCGGAACCTGTTCCGTCGCGAGCGCATCGCGCTGGACGCGGACGACCCTGCGCGGGTGGTGCTCTTCCCGGAGATGGACGAAACCATCGATGTGCCCGAGATCACCGAGGCCTGCTGGGCCAAGACCGGCGCCTCGCCGGACGACATGATGTGCGCCAGCTCCCGGATGGTGATCAAGCGCAAGGGAGCGGAGCATCCGGTGGTGGTGCCCTGCACCCTGCTCCCCTACGACCCGCAGTTCGAGCTCAGCCGCACGCTGCTTGGCAGCTTCACGGACGTGGCCCTGAACCACCCCCATTGCGCCAAGTTCTGTGTGCTCGGCGGCGCCAGCTGTGGCGGGTAG